GATTTCGGCAAGCACCGCAGATCGAAACAATTCTCAAAACTGGGGCGGATTTGGGATATACACCTATGTATTACTCAACGAAGGAGCCGACCCTGCTGCAGTAGAGGCCAAACTCAATGACATCATAGAAAAGTATGTGGCCGTCATCTTTGATCAGTTCGGTATCAAAATTCGATACGAGTTGATAAATATTGCCGACATTCACCTCTACTCCACTTTTCAGGGAGAGCCCGAGCCCCTCGGCAATATCAAATACATCTACATTTTCGGGGCAGTAGCCATCTTCCTGATCCTCATCGCCAGCATCAACTACATGAACCTCTCCACGGCCAGGTCTATGAAACGCGCACTGGAAGTCGGTATCCGAAAGGTAATGGGTGCTCAGCGCGGCATGCTCATCCGGCAGTTTATGACTGAGTCCATTCTGCTCACAGTCTTCGCGCTTTTTCTCAGCCTGCTGCTCCTACTAATTCTCGTACCCTTGCTGAACAATCAGCTGCAAACCAACCTCAGCATTGGCAATTTGCTAGCCCCGGGTGTACTTCTAGCCATTGGCATCATGTTTCTCATCACAGGTGTGCTCAGTGGTAGCTACCCGGCATTTTATCTTTCAGCCTTCAAGCCCATTGTGGTACTCAAAGGAAAGGGAGGCCGCGCAGGCAACAAAGTACTCAGAAGTATCCTCGTGGGCATTCAGTTTGCTATTTCCATTTTCATGCTGGTGGGCACACTCATTATCTACGATCAGATGCAGTATCTCCGACACAAAGACCTGGGATTCGACAAAGACCAGGTACTGAGATTGGTACTGGACAATGATCCTGCCCGTGAGAAATGGCCAGTACTCAAAAACAAACTACTGGAAAACCCCAACATCAAGGGAGCTACTACCTCCACCACTTCCCCCGGACGTGGATTTGGTAAAAATGTCATGAGCGTGGAGACCAACGATGGCACAATGGAACAGTATGGTGTCGATTCTTACGGAATCGATTATGACTACTTGCCGGTATTAGGGATTGATCTAGCTGCCGGTAGAAACATCTCCTCCAATTATCCCACAGACACTGCTTCAGCGGTAATGATCAACGAAGCCATGGTGGCCCGCATGGGGTGGTCAGACCCTATCGGAAAAAAGTTTCAGTTTGACCGGGACAGCACCAAATTTCACAAGGTCGTGGGAGTGGTCAAAGACTTCCACCAAAGATCTCTGTACGACCCCATTGAAGCGCTTCTCTTTATTCCGAGCCTGAACAACTCCAATGTGCTGATAAAAGTAGGTGGCGACTTAAACGCTTCCATTCGCAGCATAGAGACTATCTGGAATGAGGTATTTCCTAATATGCCCTTTGAATACAGCTTTTTGGATGAAGACTTCATGGAGCAGTATGAAACTGACCAGCTCAGAGGACGCCTGTTCCTTGGTTTTTCGGTGATGATGATTTTCATCGCCTGCCTGGGGCTCCTGGGCCTTGCTTCTTTCATTGCGGAGCAGCGCACCAAGGAAATCAGTATCAGAAAAGTGCTGGGTGCCAATGTTTCTGGTCTGGTGACCCTGCTGGTTAAGGATTTCATCATCCTTGTTGCATTGGGAGCCTTACCGGCCTTTGGGTTTGCTTACTACTTCATGGGTGAATGGCTGGACACCTTCGAATACCACGTAGAGATGAATTACCTGCTCTATATACTGGTGCTCATTATCATCTCAGCCATCACGGTGGTCACCACCGGATACCATGCGCTGCGGGCCGCCAGTAGTAATCCTGCCGAGAACCTGAAATACGAATAAGTCAAGTGACAGAAGCAGGGCCTGGAAGTATAGAATTGCTTTCTGGCCCTGCTTTATTTTTTGTCGCTAGCTTTAACTCATGAAACAAGCGTTAGCCCTTCTGCTTGCCGCCCTGGGCTTCTTCCAGGTGGCAGCTCAAAAACAGGTAGCCATCACCTATGATGACCTGGTCCTCAATGGGCCCTATATTTCTCTGGAGCATACCATAGCGGTTAATAGACAAATCATCGCTGATTGCGCAACGTTTGGTGTCCCGGCAGTAGGCTTTGTCAATGAAAAGAAACTTGATGTCACTGGTGAAACAGTCACCAGAATAAACATTTTGAAGTCCTGGCTGGATGCGGGCCTCGAGCTCGGCAATCATACCTATAGTCATCCTTCGCTCTCCAGAACCCCTCTGGAGGAATATCAAAATGATGTGATCAAAGGTGAGGAGGTCACAAAGGCGCTCATGGAAGAACGTGGACAAACCCTGAGATACTTCCGGCATCCATACCTTCATACCGGCCCGGACAGTACCACCAAGGCCTCCTTCGAAGCTTTTCTAAGTGCTAGGGCTTATGAAATAGCTCCGGTGACCGTGGATGGTTCAGACTACATATTCAATACAGCATATGTGGATGCGCTCAGGGCCGGAGACACCTCCCTCATGCAAAGAACAGGCGCCGCCTATGTAGCCCACACCCTTCGGATGTTTGACTTCATGGAAGAAGTGGCTAAAGAAGTGATAGGAAGAAACATTGCCCACGTTTATCTGTGCCATGCCAATGCCATCAATGCCGACTATATGGGCATCCTCTATCAGGAACTAAAGCAGCGTGGATATGAGTTTACCTCATTGAAAGAAGTATTGCAAGATGAGGCCTACCAGCGCAAGGATTACTATTTGGGCAAATGGGGCATCAGCTGGCTTTATCGGTGGGACAAGGAAAAATCAACAGAATGGTTGAAAATAGAACCGGAAATTGATCAGGAAATTTTATCCTTGTATAACAATCGATAAAATCTGAAAACCCCGGAAATGTGCGCTGCACGACTTTTTGAAATAAACATTAATCCATCACCCCACGTTCGAGTTTTAATTATGTAATCAAAGACACATGATGGACCAAAATTTCATCCATAAGATTTTTCACTCACATCAGGAATACACTAAAATCCCGGCCACATCATCCATCATTGGATTTTTCAATGATTTGCTCGGTGTATTGTTTCCTGATTTTTCCAGCCACCCAGCCAAATCTGAAGAGCAGGTAGGACAGATTCTCGAACAGCTTCAAACCAAACTCAAGAGTATTCTCACCAATAACATATCATTGTCCGGAGACAACAAACAGGAAATCATTGAGGCTTTCTTCACCAGTCTTCCGGTACTCTATGATCGGCTGGCGCTGGATATCGAAGCGATGTTTCAAGGCGACCCTGCTGCTTCTGATCACTCAGAGATCATTCGCTCCTATCCTGGCTTT
This Marinoscillum sp. 108 DNA region includes the following protein-coding sequences:
- a CDS encoding ABC transporter permease, with amino-acid sequence MIKNYLKITLRHLLRQPGYAALNILGLTIGIVSSLLIVLYLYHEVSFDQQHTKADRIYRISSDIKEPDNAFRWAVTQLPLGRTVKSEFSEVEQYVRFIGNGRTRFSKNDISYYEENIFMVDSTVFNVFDFNLTSGDPQTALEGPNSIVISQSMADKIFKGENPIGQLLKTDRNSLEITGVFADVPKNSHIRPNAMISASTADRNNSQNWGGFGIYTYVLLNEGADPAAVEAKLNDIIEKYVAVIFDQFGIKIRYELINIADIHLYSTFQGEPEPLGNIKYIYIFGAVAIFLILIASINYMNLSTARSMKRALEVGIRKVMGAQRGMLIRQFMTESILLTVFALFLSLLLLLILVPLLNNQLQTNLSIGNLLAPGVLLAIGIMFLITGVLSGSYPAFYLSAFKPIVVLKGKGGRAGNKVLRSILVGIQFAISIFMLVGTLIIYDQMQYLRHKDLGFDKDQVLRLVLDNDPAREKWPVLKNKLLENPNIKGATTSTTSPGRGFGKNVMSVETNDGTMEQYGVDSYGIDYDYLPVLGIDLAAGRNISSNYPTDTASAVMINEAMVARMGWSDPIGKKFQFDRDSTKFHKVVGVVKDFHQRSLYDPIEALLFIPSLNNSNVLIKVGGDLNASIRSIETIWNEVFPNMPFEYSFLDEDFMEQYETDQLRGRLFLGFSVMMIFIACLGLLGLASFIAEQRTKEISIRKVLGANVSGLVTLLVKDFIILVALGALPAFGFAYYFMGEWLDTFEYHVEMNYLLYILVLIIISAITVVTTGYHALRAASSNPAENLKYE
- a CDS encoding polysaccharide deacetylase family protein, with the translated sequence MKQALALLLAALGFFQVAAQKQVAITYDDLVLNGPYISLEHTIAVNRQIIADCATFGVPAVGFVNEKKLDVTGETVTRINILKSWLDAGLELGNHTYSHPSLSRTPLEEYQNDVIKGEEVTKALMEERGQTLRYFRHPYLHTGPDSTTKASFEAFLSARAYEIAPVTVDGSDYIFNTAYVDALRAGDTSLMQRTGAAYVAHTLRMFDFMEEVAKEVIGRNIAHVYLCHANAINADYMGILYQELKQRGYEFTSLKEVLQDEAYQRKDYYLGKWGISWLYRWDKEKSTEWLKIEPEIDQEILSLYNNR